In Macadamia integrifolia cultivar HAES 741 chromosome 12, SCU_Mint_v3, whole genome shotgun sequence, the following are encoded in one genomic region:
- the LOC122057411 gene encoding RHOMBOID-like protein 1 isoform X1, with the protein MENGLPSGVGRRDPSLDIETRSLCYQRQRDNVLPPVGEKVSAFSLLWLRKFHPLRRWFPWLIPTFVVVNVALFVITMYLNNCPKNSDSCLAPFLGRLSFQPFKYNPLLGPSSYTLKKMGAQKLGAQEMVHGHQAWHLITCIWLHAGVFHVLANMSGLLFIGIPLEQGFGFVRIGLLYVLSGFGGSLLSALFTQSRGISLGASGAIFGLVGGMLSELITNWTLYENKFAALFYLLFVIVVNLAVGLLPQVDNFGHLGGLSSGFLLGFVFLIRPQFAWVSHRRTAPKHLMYQYILWILALILLILGFTIGLVMFFRGVDGNDLCSWCHYLSCVPISRWSCKTEALYCWYSQNGNQLILTCQGNRTNSYPLANASESQIRSLCYQLCS; encoded by the exons ATGGAGAATGGTCTTCCATCGGGTGTTGGAAGGAGGGATCCCTCCTTGGATATCGAAACTAGGAGTCTTTGTTATCAGAGGCAAAGAGATAACGTGCTTCCTCCGGTAGGAGAAAAGGTGTCAGCATTTTCTTTATTATGGCTACGGAAATTTCACCCTTTAAGGAGATGGTTTCCTTGGTTGATACCAACATTTGTTGTTGTGAATGTTGCCTTGTTTGTGATCACTATGTACTTGAACAATTGCCCAAAGAACTCCGATTCCTGTTTGGCTCCGTTTCTTGGGCGGCTCTCGTTTCAACCTTTCAAGTACAACCCTTTACTGGGACCTTCCTCATACAC GCTAAAGAAGATGGGAGCTCAAAAACTGGGAGCTCAGGAAATGGTCCATGGACACCAGGCATGGCACCTTATTACTTGCATATGGTTGCATGCTGGTGTTTTCCATGTGCTTGCAAATATGTCAGGTCTTCTATTTATTGGAATTCCTCTagagcaaggatttgggtttG TGCGAATAGGGTTGCTATATGTTCTCTCTGGATTTGGCGGGAGTTTGTTGTCAGCCCTGTTTACTCAATCAAGAGGTATTTCTCTTGGCGCTTCTGGTGCAATTTTTGGATTGGTTGGAGGCATGCTGTCGGAACTCATCACAAATTGGACATTATATGAAAATAAG TTTGCAGCCTTGTTTTACCTCCTCTTTGTTATTGTAGTCAATTTAGCAGTGGGACTCCTCCCACAAGTTGACAACTTTGGACATCTTGGAGGACTTTCTTCAGGCTTTCTCCTTGGGTTTGTGTTTCTGATTCGCCCACAGTTTGCTTGGGTTAGTCACAGAAGGACTGCTCCTAAACACCTAATGTATCAGTATATACTGTGGATACTTGCTTTGATCCTTTTaattcttgg GTTTACCATTGGCTTGGTTATGTTTTTCCGAGGGGTTGATGGAAATGATCTCTGTTCTTGGTGCCATTATTTGAGCTGTGTCCCTATTTCAAGGTGGAGCTGCAAAACAGAAGCCTTATATTGCTGG TACAGTCAAAATGGAAACCAGCTGATCTTGACATGCCAAGGCAACAGGACCAACAGTTACCCATTGGCTAATGCATCAGAGTCGCAGATCAGGTCACTATGTTATCAGCTATGTAGTTGA
- the LOC122057411 gene encoding RHOMBOID-like protein 1 isoform X4: MENGLPSGVGRRDPSLDIETRSLCYQRQRDNVLPPVGEKVSAFSLLWLRKFHPLRRWFPWLIPTFVVVNVALFVITMYLNNCPKNSDSCLAPFLGRLSFQPFKYNPLLGPSSYTLKKMGAQKLGAQEMVHGHQAWHLITCIWLHAGVFHVLANMSGLLFIGIPLEQGFGFVRIGLLYVLSGFGGSLLSALFTQSRGISLGASGAIFGLVGGMLSELITNWTLYENKFAALFYLLFVIVVNLAVGLLPQVDNFGHLGGLSSGFLLGFVFLIRPQFAWVSHRRTAPKHLMYQYILWILALILLILGFTIGLVMFFRGVDGNDLCSWCHYLSCVPISRWSCKTEALYCWFCSTVKMETS; encoded by the exons ATGGAGAATGGTCTTCCATCGGGTGTTGGAAGGAGGGATCCCTCCTTGGATATCGAAACTAGGAGTCTTTGTTATCAGAGGCAAAGAGATAACGTGCTTCCTCCGGTAGGAGAAAAGGTGTCAGCATTTTCTTTATTATGGCTACGGAAATTTCACCCTTTAAGGAGATGGTTTCCTTGGTTGATACCAACATTTGTTGTTGTGAATGTTGCCTTGTTTGTGATCACTATGTACTTGAACAATTGCCCAAAGAACTCCGATTCCTGTTTGGCTCCGTTTCTTGGGCGGCTCTCGTTTCAACCTTTCAAGTACAACCCTTTACTGGGACCTTCCTCATACAC GCTAAAGAAGATGGGAGCTCAAAAACTGGGAGCTCAGGAAATGGTCCATGGACACCAGGCATGGCACCTTATTACTTGCATATGGTTGCATGCTGGTGTTTTCCATGTGCTTGCAAATATGTCAGGTCTTCTATTTATTGGAATTCCTCTagagcaaggatttgggtttG TGCGAATAGGGTTGCTATATGTTCTCTCTGGATTTGGCGGGAGTTTGTTGTCAGCCCTGTTTACTCAATCAAGAGGTATTTCTCTTGGCGCTTCTGGTGCAATTTTTGGATTGGTTGGAGGCATGCTGTCGGAACTCATCACAAATTGGACATTATATGAAAATAAG TTTGCAGCCTTGTTTTACCTCCTCTTTGTTATTGTAGTCAATTTAGCAGTGGGACTCCTCCCACAAGTTGACAACTTTGGACATCTTGGAGGACTTTCTTCAGGCTTTCTCCTTGGGTTTGTGTTTCTGATTCGCCCACAGTTTGCTTGGGTTAGTCACAGAAGGACTGCTCCTAAACACCTAATGTATCAGTATATACTGTGGATACTTGCTTTGATCCTTTTaattcttgg GTTTACCATTGGCTTGGTTATGTTTTTCCGAGGGGTTGATGGAAATGATCTCTGTTCTTGGTGCCATTATTTGAGCTGTGTCCCTATTTCAAGGTGGAGCTGCAAAACAGAAGCCTTATATTGCTGG TTTTGCAGTACAGTCAAAATGGAAACCAGCTGA
- the LOC122057411 gene encoding RHOMBOID-like protein 2 isoform X3, translating to MENGLPSGVGRRDPSLDIETRSLCYQRQRDNVLPPVGEKVSAFSLLWLRKFHPLRRWFPWLIPTFVVVNVALFVITMYLNNCPKNSDSCLAPFLGRLSFQPFKYNPLLGPSSYTLKKMGAQKLGAQEMVHGHQAWHLITCIWLHAGVFHVLANMSGLLFIGIPLEQGFGFVRIGLLYVLSGFGGSLLSALFTQSRGISLGASGAIFGLVGGMLSELITNWTLYENKFAALFYLLFVIVVNLAVGLLPQVDNFGHLGGLSSGFLLGFVFLIRPQFAWVSHRRTAPKHLMYQYILWILALILLILGFTIGLVMFFRGVDGNDLCSWCHYLSCVPISRWSCKTEALYCWSKWKPADLDMPRQQDQQLPIG from the exons ATGGAGAATGGTCTTCCATCGGGTGTTGGAAGGAGGGATCCCTCCTTGGATATCGAAACTAGGAGTCTTTGTTATCAGAGGCAAAGAGATAACGTGCTTCCTCCGGTAGGAGAAAAGGTGTCAGCATTTTCTTTATTATGGCTACGGAAATTTCACCCTTTAAGGAGATGGTTTCCTTGGTTGATACCAACATTTGTTGTTGTGAATGTTGCCTTGTTTGTGATCACTATGTACTTGAACAATTGCCCAAAGAACTCCGATTCCTGTTTGGCTCCGTTTCTTGGGCGGCTCTCGTTTCAACCTTTCAAGTACAACCCTTTACTGGGACCTTCCTCATACAC GCTAAAGAAGATGGGAGCTCAAAAACTGGGAGCTCAGGAAATGGTCCATGGACACCAGGCATGGCACCTTATTACTTGCATATGGTTGCATGCTGGTGTTTTCCATGTGCTTGCAAATATGTCAGGTCTTCTATTTATTGGAATTCCTCTagagcaaggatttgggtttG TGCGAATAGGGTTGCTATATGTTCTCTCTGGATTTGGCGGGAGTTTGTTGTCAGCCCTGTTTACTCAATCAAGAGGTATTTCTCTTGGCGCTTCTGGTGCAATTTTTGGATTGGTTGGAGGCATGCTGTCGGAACTCATCACAAATTGGACATTATATGAAAATAAG TTTGCAGCCTTGTTTTACCTCCTCTTTGTTATTGTAGTCAATTTAGCAGTGGGACTCCTCCCACAAGTTGACAACTTTGGACATCTTGGAGGACTTTCTTCAGGCTTTCTCCTTGGGTTTGTGTTTCTGATTCGCCCACAGTTTGCTTGGGTTAGTCACAGAAGGACTGCTCCTAAACACCTAATGTATCAGTATATACTGTGGATACTTGCTTTGATCCTTTTaattcttgg GTTTACCATTGGCTTGGTTATGTTTTTCCGAGGGGTTGATGGAAATGATCTCTGTTCTTGGTGCCATTATTTGAGCTGTGTCCCTATTTCAAGGTGGAGCTGCAAAACAGAAGCCTTATATTGCTGG TCAAAATGGAAACCAGCTGATCTTGACATGCCAAGGCAACAGGACCAACAGTTACCCATTGGCTAA
- the LOC122057411 gene encoding RHOMBOID-like protein 1 isoform X2: MENGLPSGVGRRDPSLDIETRSLCYQRQRDNVLPPVGEKVSAFSLLWLRKFHPLRRWFPWLIPTFVVVNVALFVITMYLNNCPKNSDSCLAPFLGRLSFQPFKYNPLLGPSSYTLKKMGAQKLGAQEMVHGHQAWHLITCIWLHAGVFHVLANMSGLLFIGIPLEQGFGFGLLYVLSGFGGSLLSALFTQSRGISLGASGAIFGLVGGMLSELITNWTLYENKFAALFYLLFVIVVNLAVGLLPQVDNFGHLGGLSSGFLLGFVFLIRPQFAWVSHRRTAPKHLMYQYILWILALILLILGFTIGLVMFFRGVDGNDLCSWCHYLSCVPISRWSCKTEALYCWYSQNGNQLILTCQGNRTNSYPLANASESQIRSLCYQLCS, encoded by the exons ATGGAGAATGGTCTTCCATCGGGTGTTGGAAGGAGGGATCCCTCCTTGGATATCGAAACTAGGAGTCTTTGTTATCAGAGGCAAAGAGATAACGTGCTTCCTCCGGTAGGAGAAAAGGTGTCAGCATTTTCTTTATTATGGCTACGGAAATTTCACCCTTTAAGGAGATGGTTTCCTTGGTTGATACCAACATTTGTTGTTGTGAATGTTGCCTTGTTTGTGATCACTATGTACTTGAACAATTGCCCAAAGAACTCCGATTCCTGTTTGGCTCCGTTTCTTGGGCGGCTCTCGTTTCAACCTTTCAAGTACAACCCTTTACTGGGACCTTCCTCATACAC GCTAAAGAAGATGGGAGCTCAAAAACTGGGAGCTCAGGAAATGGTCCATGGACACCAGGCATGGCACCTTATTACTTGCATATGGTTGCATGCTGGTGTTTTCCATGTGCTTGCAAATATGTCAGGTCTTCTATTTATTGGAATTCCTCTagagcaaggatttgggtttG GGTTGCTATATGTTCTCTCTGGATTTGGCGGGAGTTTGTTGTCAGCCCTGTTTACTCAATCAAGAGGTATTTCTCTTGGCGCTTCTGGTGCAATTTTTGGATTGGTTGGAGGCATGCTGTCGGAACTCATCACAAATTGGACATTATATGAAAATAAG TTTGCAGCCTTGTTTTACCTCCTCTTTGTTATTGTAGTCAATTTAGCAGTGGGACTCCTCCCACAAGTTGACAACTTTGGACATCTTGGAGGACTTTCTTCAGGCTTTCTCCTTGGGTTTGTGTTTCTGATTCGCCCACAGTTTGCTTGGGTTAGTCACAGAAGGACTGCTCCTAAACACCTAATGTATCAGTATATACTGTGGATACTTGCTTTGATCCTTTTaattcttgg GTTTACCATTGGCTTGGTTATGTTTTTCCGAGGGGTTGATGGAAATGATCTCTGTTCTTGGTGCCATTATTTGAGCTGTGTCCCTATTTCAAGGTGGAGCTGCAAAACAGAAGCCTTATATTGCTGG TACAGTCAAAATGGAAACCAGCTGATCTTGACATGCCAAGGCAACAGGACCAACAGTTACCCATTGGCTAATGCATCAGAGTCGCAGATCAGGTCACTATGTTATCAGCTATGTAGTTGA
- the LOC122057268 gene encoding pentatricopeptide repeat-containing protein At5g66520-like → MVSSLAPLNVPPSPRASQIHHQTPQSSCDENLRTVLHFNFKTPFELGQLHSHIIKTNNSYSVLPLSRVGLVCAFSPSFTYAQEIFERVDKPEIVIWNSCLKTFAEGDSPIDTISLFYRLRHFNVLPDTFTCSFVLKACSLLSDLLNGRIVHGLVVKLGFQSDLFLQNTIVHMYACSASMDDARWLFEKMAERDIVTWNIMITQLIKRGQVDEAQELFDKMPEKNVRSWTSMIAGYTQCGKPKKAIDYFTQMEEAGLKPNEVTVVAVLAACADLGALDLGKRVHQYSNRCGFKRNVRVCNTLIDMYINCGCLEDARRVFNKMGERTVVSWSAMIGGLAMHGQGEEALSLFFRMIQIGLKPNAVTFVGLLHACSHMGLISEGRKFFASMTNDYRITPEIEHYGCMVDLLSRAGLLEEAHEFILNMPIKPNGVVWGALLGGCKMHKNIELAEEAIKHLIELDPMNDGYYVVLSNIYADAGRWEDTARVRKMMRVQGVKKTPGLSSITINGVVNEFVAGERDHPQAEEIYHGWEELLVKMKQQGYVPDTSVVLLDMDEDEKELVLYRHSEKLAVVYGLMKTPPGTPIRIMKNLRVCEDCHVALKLISAIVDREIVVRDRNRFHRFKDGSCSCKDYW, encoded by the coding sequence ATGGTATCTTCTCTGGCTCCCCTCAACGTTCCACCCTCACCGAGAGCCAGTCAGATCCACCATCAGACCCCACAATCTTCATGTGACGAGAATCTCAGAACAGTTCTCCATTTCAACTTCAAAACCCCATTTGAACTCGGGCAGCTCCACTCTCACATAATTAAAACCAACAATTCTTACTCTGTTCTTCCTCTCTCTAGAGTTGGCCTCGTCTGCGCTTTCTCCCCAAGCTTCACTTACGCTCAAGAAATCTTCGAACGGGTTGATAAGCCAGAGATTGTAATATGGAATTCTTGCTTGAAAACCTTTGCAGAGGGGGATTCCCCGATTGacacaatctctctcttctatcgCTTGCGCCATTTTAATGTCCTACCCGATACGTTCACTTGTTCATTCGTTCTCAAAGCTTGTTCGCTCTTATCGGATCTCTTGAACGGTAGAATCGTACATGGGTTGGTTGTGAAACTTGGGTTCCAATCAGATCTGTTCCTGCAAAACACTATAGTTCATATGTATGCCTGCTCTGCCTCAATGGATGATGCTCGGTGGCTGTTCGAGAAAATGGCGGAGAGAGATATTGTAACGTGGAATATCATGATTACCCAGTTGATAAAACGTGGACAGGTTGATGAGGCCCAAGAATTGTTCGATAAAATGCCTGAGAAAAATGTGAGGTCGTGGACGTCAATGATTGCAGGTTATACCCAGTGTGGTAAGCCGAAGAAGGCAATTGATTATTTCACGCAGATGGAAGAAGCAGGGTTGAAACCCAACGAAGTGACGGTTGTGGCTGTTCTGGCAGCTTGTGCGGATTTGGGTGCATTGGATTTGGGTAAAAGGGTTCATCAGTACTCAAACAGATGTGGATTCAAGAGGAATGTTCGCGTCTGCAACACTTTGATTGACATGTACATCAATTGTGGATGCCTGGAGGATGCACGCAGAGTCTTCAATAAAATGGGGGAACGAACAGTGGTGTCTTGGTCAGCTATGATTGGTGGGCTTGCAATGCACGGCCAGGGTGAGGAAGCCCTAAGCCTGTTCTTCAGGATGATCCAAATAGGCCTGAAGCCCAATGCAGTCACCTTCGTAGGCCTTCTACATGCTTGTAGTCACATGGGTTTGATAAGTGAAGGTCGCAAGTTCTTCGCCAGCATGACTAACGATTACAGGATTACACCCGAGATTGAACACTATGGTTGTATGGTGGATCTACTAAGCCGGGCTGGGCTACTTGAAGAAGCTCATGAGTTCATCCTAAACATGCCCATCAAGCCTAATGGGGTTGTTTGGGGGGCTCTCCTTGGGGGCTGCAAAATGCACAAGAACATTGAGTTGGCTGAGGAAGCGATCAAACACCTTATTGAGTTGGACCCCATGAACGATGGGTACTATGTAGTTTTGTCAAACATATATGCAGATGCAGGGCGGTGGGAGGACACAGCAAGAGTGAGGAAGATGATGAGGGTTCAAGGTGTGAAGAAGACGCCTGGATTGAGCTCGATCACTATCAATGGTGTTGTTAATGAGTTTGTGGCTGGGGAAAGAGATCATCCCCAAGCCGAGGAGATATATCATGGATGGGAAGAACTGCTGGTGAAGATGAAGCAACAAGGGTACGTGCCAGATACTTCAGTAGTCTTGCTTGACATGGATGAGGATGAGAAAGAGCTCGTTCTATATCGCCATAGTGAGAAGTTGGCTGTTGTTTACGGATTGATGAAGACACCACCAGGAACACCCATTAGGATAATGAAGAACCTTCGGGTTTGTGAGGACTGTCATGTTGCGTTGAAACTTATATCGGCTATTGTTGATAGAGAGATAGTTGTGCGTGATCGGAATCGATTCCATCGTTTCAAAGATGGTTCTTGTTCTTGTAAAGATTATTGGTAA
- the LOC122057142 gene encoding ribonuclease II, chloroplastic/mitochondrial-like isoform X1, with protein MAMRAANSNSILRYANSSLPAFLCSLSYYRPSYVSRNSKLGLRTMWLDKLIIHDNTLRCSVHSLIESVIEKLEAIHTRKRVRESTKMRLMSSKEPVEDKFKKRVLQKGLLLEFRKDSERVLLAVVQKPDEKNNWMVSDQNGVTSSIKPQQITYIVPGVENFNHSEISNFLQKAQVNLDPTLLEHAWMECLESNKLVTTEELAVWSLKDYILFINPARVLRVQLTQQQ; from the exons ATGGCGATGCGTGCGGCAAACAGCAATTCTATCCTTCGCTATGCTAATTCCTCTCTCCCCGCATTTCTTTGTAGTTTATCATATTATCGGCCTTCTTATGTTAGCAGAAACTCGAAGTTAGGGCTTCGAACAATGTGGTTGGATAAGCTCATAATTCATGATAACACACTGCGTTGCTCTGTTCATAGCCTCATCGAAAGCGTCATTGAAAAGCTCGAAGCGATACATACAAGGAAGCGAGTTCGTGAGAGCACAAA AATGAGATTAATGAGTAGCAAGGAGCCTGTTGAAGATAAGTTCAAGAAACGGGTGCTACAGAAAGGGCTGCTTCTTGAATTCCGGAAAGATTCTGAAAGGGTATTGCTGGCAGTTGTTCAGAAACCTGATGAGAAGAACAACTGGATGGTGTCCGATCAG AATGGTGTCACATCCTCCATTAAACCCCAACAAATTACATATATTGTTCCAGGTGTTGAAAATTTTAATCATTCAGAGATCTCAAATTTTCTTCAGAAAGCTCAAGTTAACTTG GACCCAACATTACTTGAACATGCTTGGATGGAGTGCCTGGAAAGTAATAAGTTAGTGACAACGGAAGAGCTTGCTGTG TGGAGTCTGAAGGATTACATTCTGTTTATCAACCCTGCCCGAGTGCTCAG GGTGCAATTGACACAGCAACAATAG
- the LOC122057142 gene encoding ribonuclease II, chloroplastic/mitochondrial-like isoform X2 — protein sequence MAMRAANSNSILRYANSSLPAFLCSLSYYRPSYVSRNSKLGLRTMWLDKLIIHDNTLRCSVHSLIESVIEKLEAIHTRKRVRESTKMRLMSSKEPVEDKFKKRVLQKGLLLEFRKDSERVLLAVVQKPDEKNNWMVSDQNGVTSSIKPQQITYIVPGVENFNHSEISNFLQKAQVNLDPTLLEHAWMECLESNKLVTTEELAVIIFGSMEPLESYCAHLLISRDEI from the exons ATGGCGATGCGTGCGGCAAACAGCAATTCTATCCTTCGCTATGCTAATTCCTCTCTCCCCGCATTTCTTTGTAGTTTATCATATTATCGGCCTTCTTATGTTAGCAGAAACTCGAAGTTAGGGCTTCGAACAATGTGGTTGGATAAGCTCATAATTCATGATAACACACTGCGTTGCTCTGTTCATAGCCTCATCGAAAGCGTCATTGAAAAGCTCGAAGCGATACATACAAGGAAGCGAGTTCGTGAGAGCACAAA AATGAGATTAATGAGTAGCAAGGAGCCTGTTGAAGATAAGTTCAAGAAACGGGTGCTACAGAAAGGGCTGCTTCTTGAATTCCGGAAAGATTCTGAAAGGGTATTGCTGGCAGTTGTTCAGAAACCTGATGAGAAGAACAACTGGATGGTGTCCGATCAG AATGGTGTCACATCCTCCATTAAACCCCAACAAATTACATATATTGTTCCAGGTGTTGAAAATTTTAATCATTCAGAGATCTCAAATTTTCTTCAGAAAGCTCAAGTTAACTTG GACCCAACATTACTTGAACATGCTTGGATGGAGTGCCTGGAAAGTAATAAGTTAGTGACAACGGAAGAGCTTGCTGTG ATTATATTTGGTAGCATGGAGCCTTTGGAAAGTTATTGTGCCCATTTGTTGATATCAAGAGATGAAATTTAA
- the LOC122057142 gene encoding ribonuclease II, chloroplastic/mitochondrial-like isoform X3 gives MAMRAANSNSILRYANSSLPAFLCSLSYYRPSYVSRNSKLGLRTMWLDKLIIHDNTLRCSVHSLIESVIEKLEAIHTRKRVRESTKMRLMSSKEPVEDKFKKRVLQKGLLLEFRKDSERVLLAVVQKPDEKNNWMVSDQNGVTSSIKPQQITYIVPGVENFNHSEISNFLQKAQVNLDPTLLEHAWMECLESNKLVTTEELAVHGAFGKLLCPFVDIKR, from the exons ATGGCGATGCGTGCGGCAAACAGCAATTCTATCCTTCGCTATGCTAATTCCTCTCTCCCCGCATTTCTTTGTAGTTTATCATATTATCGGCCTTCTTATGTTAGCAGAAACTCGAAGTTAGGGCTTCGAACAATGTGGTTGGATAAGCTCATAATTCATGATAACACACTGCGTTGCTCTGTTCATAGCCTCATCGAAAGCGTCATTGAAAAGCTCGAAGCGATACATACAAGGAAGCGAGTTCGTGAGAGCACAAA AATGAGATTAATGAGTAGCAAGGAGCCTGTTGAAGATAAGTTCAAGAAACGGGTGCTACAGAAAGGGCTGCTTCTTGAATTCCGGAAAGATTCTGAAAGGGTATTGCTGGCAGTTGTTCAGAAACCTGATGAGAAGAACAACTGGATGGTGTCCGATCAG AATGGTGTCACATCCTCCATTAAACCCCAACAAATTACATATATTGTTCCAGGTGTTGAAAATTTTAATCATTCAGAGATCTCAAATTTTCTTCAGAAAGCTCAAGTTAACTTG GACCCAACATTACTTGAACATGCTTGGATGGAGTGCCTGGAAAGTAATAAGTTAGTGACAACGGAAGAGCTTGCTGTG CATGGAGCCTTTGGAAAGTTATTGTGCCCATTTGTTGATATCAAGAGATGA